The Manis javanica isolate MJ-LG chromosome 2, MJ_LKY, whole genome shotgun sequence genome contains a region encoding:
- the PTF1A gene encoding pancreas transcription factor 1 subunit alpha, whose translation MDAVLLEHFPGGLDAFPSSYFDEEDFFTDQSSRDPLEDGDELLAGEQDEVEFLSHQLHEYCCRDGACLLLQPASSAAPHAIAAPLTGGPGEPEDGGGGYCCEVGAPPGGFPYSPGSPPSCLAYPCAGATVLSPGVRLRGLTGAAAAARRRRRLRSEAELQQLRQAANVRERRRMQSINDAFEGLRSHIPTLPYEKRLSKVDTLRLAIGYINFLSELVQADMPLQGGGAGGGRGPGGSGRLGGDSPGSQAQKVIICHRGTRSPSPSDPDYGLPPLAGHSLSWTDEKQLKEQNIIRTAKVWTPEDPRKVNNKSSFNNIENEPPFEFVS comes from the exons ATGGACGCGGTGCTGCTAGAGCACTTCCCCGGGGGGCTGGACGCCTTCCCGTCTTCTTACTTTGACGAGGAAGACTTCTTCACCGACCAGTCCTCTCGGGACCCTCTGGAGGACGGCGATGAGCTGCTGGCGGGCGAGCAGGACGAGGTGGAGTTCCTCAGCCACCAGCTGCACGAGTACTGCTGCCGCGACGGGGCGTGCCTGCTGCTGCAGCCCGCATCGTCGGCGGCCCCGCACGCGATCGCCGCGCCGCTCACAGGGGGGCCCGGGGAACCGGAGGATGGCGGCGGCGGCTACTGCTGCGAGGTGGGGGCGCCCCCCGGCGGCTTCCCCTACTCTCCAGGATCTCCGCCCTCGTGCCTGGCCTACCCTTGCGCGGGGGCAACCGTACTGTCCCCGGGGGTTCGGCTGCGCGGCCTGACAGGGGCGGCGGCGGctgcgcggcggcggcggcggctgcgctCCGAGGCGGAGCTGCAGCAGCTGCGGCAGGCGGCCAATGTGCGCGAGCGGCGGCGCATGCAGTCCATCAACGACGCCTTCGAGGGGCTGCGCTCGCACATCCCCACGCTGCCCTACGAGAAGCGCCTCTCCAAGGTGGACACTCTGCGCCTCGCCATCGGCTACATCAACTTCCTCAGCGAGCTCGTGCAGGCCGACATGCCGCTGCAAGGCGGCGGCGCGGGCGGCGGCCGGGGCCCGGGCGGCAGCGGGCGCCTGGGCGGGGACAGCCCCGGCAGCCAGGCCCAGAAGGTCATCATTTGCCATCGGGGCACCC GGTCCCCGTCCCCCAGCGACCCGGATTATGGCCTCCCACCCCTTGCAGGGCACTCTCTTTCATGGACTGATGAAAAACAActcaaagaacaaaatattatCCGGACAGCCAAAGTGTGGACCCCAGAGGACCCCAGAAAAGTCAACAACAAATCTTCCTTCAACAACATAGAAAACGAACCGCCCTTTGAGTTTGTGTCCTGA